In Nonlabens agnitus, the DNA window AATTAAATCCGTATTTCCATCCTTTAAGCGTGGAAAGAATAGGCAGGTTTTGAGTGGTCAGGTCATAGGTTCCTGGTTTGAAGACATCGGCTAGTTGTCCTTCATTGACAAAAACAGCAGTTTGCCCTTCACGCACAATAAGCTTTGCTCCGTTTTTAATCTCATTTTGATAGCGTTCAAAACGGTGGGCGATGGTATCATCTGTGTAATCCAGCCATTCGACAATGTCGATAAATTCTTGACTGAGCTTTTCTTTTATCTTATCAAAGATTCCCATATTGGTTGATTTTTAAGGTTCTACACTTCAAGTTACGTTTATTAGTAGAAATTTAGAAGAAAGTGTTACGCTTTTGAATCTACCTATCGGTAGACAAGAAGGTGTCATAGTTAAAACCCTAGTTGCGACCATCCTCGTTGGGATACAAGTCTGGCAACGGGTCGCTTTGCCATACTTCCTTAGTTTCCACGCATAATGCGGTCAAAGGTCCTGTAAACGCAGCTCCAGTATCGACATTCCAGATGTTGGCAGCGTGAATGGGTTTAGTGGATTCCAATCGTGTGGTAGGCGTATGACCTATAAAAATCTCTGTGTACAATTTAAGACGGTTGGGAAACCTGGGATCGTCCTCTGAGAGATTTGGGTCTATGCACAGTGCCATTTCCCAAAGCGATCGATCCCAATAAGGCAGATTTTTATAGTACTCATGATGCGGTCCATTCAAATTGTGAAAACCAGCATGGAAATAGCCATTGCCATCCAGCTCCAAGAAATCTTCCAATTCTTCGGTTAGAAAGGCCACATGTCTGGCAATATCTTGATCGGATCGTTTGGAATAGCTGGTGACGGTGCTGCTGCCGCCATGGAATAACCACTGTCTATTCTGTTGTCCCTTTACCAGAAAATTGAGAACGAGCTCGTCATGATTGCCTCTAAGGTAGATGGGTGCAGTATGATTGTTTTTGGCACGTTTTCGCTTGAGCGATATCAACTCTTCAATGACCTCATAACTTTGTGACCAGCCGTCTACATAGTCGCCTAGGAATATGAGACGGTCGTCTGGTTGTGGATCTACTCTTTCTAATAATTGTGTCAAGGCTCTATGGCCACCGTGTATGTCTCCTATTGCTAATGTTCTCAAGAATTGTATTTTACTTTTCTCAATATACGCAAGGACTCCTTATATGCCTTGTAGGTATCTGGAAAATTTTTGAGGTGCGCGCGTGCCGCCTTCATTTTTTCTATAGGCTCGCCCACATTGTTGAAGTGGCAAATGAGCATGGTTTCTGGCAAATTGCGCAAATCGACCAAGGATTGTTCCTTAAGCTGCACACCATTGCTGATTTTATTGAGCAGTGACAAATTGGTATTGTAGATATGATGCAAGGTGCGACGATCGTAATATGGTGGGTTGAATAAAATCTTACTCTCCAGTTTATAGGTGCCATTAGGGAAAAATCGCAACGTTTGACGCTCCAGTGGATGGTAAGAATGGCGGTCGCCTAATCCCAGTTCCACAAACTCCAGGATGCTAAAACTATCCTCGTCATAGGAGATTTGAACCTCATCCAGGGCGCTATAAAACAAGCGTACCTGCTCATTGACCATCTCTATATCGACGCGATAATAGTACTCGCGATCTTTTTTGCGTTTGATTTTTCCAGACCAGCAAATGACAAACTGTTCCTTGAACACTTTGTAAAAAGCTTCCAAACCATTCTCACGCCTATTCATGAAATCTTGAACTCGGTCCAGCGTGAGTTCAATATTATTGCTGGCATTTTTCTCGATTTCATTCACGATGGGCGAATTGACATCGCTTGCCCTGATCCCGAAATCCTTAGGCATGGACATGCTGCCATCCCTAAAGAACACGGCGCCACCATAATATTTCCAGATATTCTTGCGCAGCGCCACGACGCCCTTTTGCGCGCGTATGGTCACAAGACCTACCACTTTATCTACCGGTAAATGCGGGAAAGGCACATTCTCATACATGACCAGTGGCGGGTTGTCCAGATAGGCGTTGATGAGGTTCTGCAATTTTGAATCGTCAAAAAAGTCGACACCTACAATCTCGTTCTTGCGGTCGTCCACGCCCACGACGATGTAACTGTTGTTTGCAGGGTTTGAATTTGAGAGCGCACAAATGTGTTTGAGAAACTTAGCCTTGCCTTCTTTGGTAGACAAATCCACTCGAAATTTCTTGTCATAAAAGCTATTCTCGTCATTATGAGCGAGTAGATTCTTAACAAGAAGTCGCTTATTGATCATGGACTTAAATATAGTTCAAGGAGATGGAAATTGATATCGCTTTCGCGAAAGCGAACTACCTCTTAACACTATGGTAACTGTAGGCAAAATATGGGCCATTAGATATGTTGCGGGATTGCTATCTTTGAACCCATGCAGATTCCAGAAGGTAAAAAAATCTATTTTTCCAGTGACAATCATCTGGGAGCACCTACACAGGAGCTGAGCAAACCGCGTGAGAAAATATTCCTGCAATGGCTGGATATGGTTAAGGAGGATGCTGCCGCGATCTTTTTACTGGGTGATTTGTTTGATTTCTGGTTTGAGTACAAAACAGTGGTCCCCAAAGGACAGGTGCGTGTACTGGGCAAGCTAGCCGAAATACGCGATAGCGGTATACCCATTTATTTTTTTGTGGGTAACCATGACTTATGGATGTTCGGGTATTTTGAAGAAGAGCTGGGCATTCCCGTTTATCACGATCCACAGGTTTTCGAGTTTAACGACAAGAAGTTTTTTATAGGTCATGGTGATGGTAAAGGACCTGGTGATAAGGGTTACAAACGCATGAAAAAGATTTTTACAAGTCCTTTTTTTCAATGGTGTTTTAAGTGGATCCATCCAGATATAGGCATCAGGCTGGCGCGGCATCTTTCTGTAAAGAACAAATTGATCTCTGGCGATGATGATGCGGTTTTTTTGGGCGAAGAGAAAGAATGGCTGGCGCAATACGCCAAGCGTAAAACGGAGCAGGAGCAT includes these proteins:
- a CDS encoding metallophosphoesterase family protein yields the protein MRTLAIGDIHGGHRALTQLLERVDPQPDDRLIFLGDYVDGWSQSYEVIEELISLKRKRAKNNHTAPIYLRGNHDELVLNFLVKGQQNRQWLFHGGSSTVTSYSKRSDQDIARHVAFLTEELEDFLELDGNGYFHAGFHNLNGPHHEYYKNLPYWDRSLWEMALCIDPNLSEDDPRFPNRLKLYTEIFIGHTPTTRLESTKPIHAANIWNVDTGAAFTGPLTALCVETKEVWQSDPLPDLYPNEDGRN
- a CDS encoding ATP-binding protein; translated protein: MINKRLLVKNLLAHNDENSFYDKKFRVDLSTKEGKAKFLKHICALSNSNPANNSYIVVGVDDRKNEIVGVDFFDDSKLQNLINAYLDNPPLVMYENVPFPHLPVDKVVGLVTIRAQKGVVALRKNIWKYYGGAVFFRDGSMSMPKDFGIRASDVNSPIVNEIEKNASNNIELTLDRVQDFMNRRENGLEAFYKVFKEQFVICWSGKIKRKKDREYYYRVDIEMVNEQVRLFYSALDEVQISYDEDSFSILEFVELGLGDRHSYHPLERQTLRFFPNGTYKLESKILFNPPYYDRRTLHHIYNTNLSLLNKISNGVQLKEQSLVDLRNLPETMLICHFNNVGEPIEKMKAARAHLKNFPDTYKAYKESLRILRKVKYNS
- a CDS encoding UDP-2,3-diacylglucosamine diphosphatase, which gives rise to MQIPEGKKIYFSSDNHLGAPTQELSKPREKIFLQWLDMVKEDAAAIFLLGDLFDFWFEYKTVVPKGQVRVLGKLAEIRDSGIPIYFFVGNHDLWMFGYFEEELGIPVYHDPQVFEFNDKKFFIGHGDGKGPGDKGYKRMKKIFTSPFFQWCFKWIHPDIGIRLARHLSVKNKLISGDDDAVFLGEEKEWLAQYAKRKTEQEHFDYFIFGHRHLPMEISISENATYYNLGDWISYYTYGEFGGQSFKLKRFKD